The Populus alba chromosome 6, ASM523922v2, whole genome shotgun sequence genomic interval CGCAGAAGAAGAGGTAAGCTCCAGTCCCGAGCTCTAATAAATGGAGCCTGTCAACGTTCAGTGTAATTATGTATGAGTGCATAAATAGTTCTAATTAACTTTGCTAGCTACATATTCACAGAAGAAAATTTAACACACATGCATACCTTTCTCCAAATCTAAACCGGGGTTTCTTGGCTGCTTTGTTAGCTTTACTCTTGAGAGCATCCCCCAGTTTCTCAGTGACGATCCACTCATTCACTCTACCAGCCTCTAGCAAGCCAATGAAGGTAGCCTTAGTGCGATGCAGCGACATGACATTCTCAAAGAGGATCCAGAAAACCAGTAAGTGGAGTGACCtgcaagaaaaacaacaaaaacatggTGGAGTATTAAATATCATAGAGAAGTTCTTAGCGATCCATCTGCAGTTTGAGAAATTTTATGCTCCTTGAAAAGTCGATAGACAAAAGCAATACATAACCTACCTTGGGGTTCCAACTGCATTTAGAATGGTAATGATGGAAGGGATATAAACAGCTCCCCACTTAGGGACCTCGACTTCAGGCACCAGAACAGTTGCCGGCAACACAACACAGTAAAAGATAAATGTAACAAGGTGAGCTACGATCTTCCTAACCAAGAAGAAGCTGTAGATTACGTGCACCTTCTTCCACGATGTCACTTTCTGCATTATTCAGTACGTGGAcgaaaaatgaattattagcAAATCACTTCTCTTAATTAGTTGTTTCCTCCACAATCTCTTACTTACAAAAGAATATCgaagccaaaagaaaaaaaaaaaatctaacttgCCTTGTTTGTTATAATTTCCAAGAACATTTTTCTGAAAAGGTTAGCAGGACCACAAGACCACCGGTGCTGTTGATAGCGATATGCTTTCAATGTACTGGGCAATTCATTTTTCACCTGTAGTCAATATTGCATTAATTAATGAACACTACATTTACTTACTATTATACttgaaattaatgatattttaagatGAAACAATCATTTAAGcatctttcaaattttataacaaGACATGCATACAAGTGCCTCGAAAATGAAACTTTTGTAAGAATTTTCAGCACATGAGCGTGTCAGAACTCACAAGTTAATCTATTCAAGTAACTTGCACCACTGTTGTTTAAGACAAACAATACACAACTAGCACTggtcattttaataatttaattagatgtaAACTTCTATAATTTGCACCACTTTGCATACATAGGTAGCTAGGGATTAATCTTCATGTATGCAaacaactttttatatatatataattcacaaAGTACCTTGACACTGCTAAGGTACAGGAATTCCCAGCCTTTGAGACTAGCTCGGACGGCTAGGTCCATGTCCTCCACCGTCGTCCTGTCCTTCCACCCCCCAGCTTCATTAAGTGCAGCAATTCTCCATACACCTGCCGTTCCTGCAGCATAACGCGGGATATTTCATATCAGAACAAACTAATTTATGGCAAATGCAGCTTAACTTCAATTCAATGGTATGATTTACCATTGAAGCCAAAGAAGGCATACGTGGAGGAGCCCACTTCTTGTTCAACTGTAAAATGGTAATCCAGTGACATTTCTTGCATTCTTGTCATCAAGCACTCATCAGCATTCACTGCAAACAGCAAAGAAAGCCATTTCCATGTCACCAACATAGATAGCTGTCATAGATTTTGCAGATAATTACAACCCACCATGTTTACTGCTCaagaaaacatcaaaatcaagtgGAGTGTCGGTCAGTAGAGACAGATTGTGACGGGCATGAGGTCCACCATTAAGTTCGCACATGCAGCTGTTAGGAATATTAAGAAGAGGGTTTTTGGTTTTGCATGTTAGACAGACAGATATACCCCTTGGGATATCCAGGAACGGCCAAACATGCCCTTGCTCTCGCTTCCTCTTTTAGACTTATCAAGGGTCCATGTATTACAAGGATCAAGAACCATATCCTTGGTTCGAGACACCCTGGCAGCTTTTGCAGCAAAAAGCTGAAAGGCAGCACCCGCTGCTGAAAATCCTTTCAGATTGCCGTATATTATGTGGGCCAACAGCCATCCTTGGCGGTCCATTTACAATCAAGACCATGCATGTGTTTAATGGTGTTTATGAATGTagtggtaattattttttaaaatataatttgtaaaaattatattaaaattatttgaaaaacataaatttttttattttaaataaaaaaaataggaaagctTACAAAACCAATTAATAGCCTTTCTTTACACGTGGAATCAAGAACACAAATTTAATCGACGAGGACCATTTATCTTTTTTGGATGCTTTCAACTTATGATCTGATGTGTTTTAAAGAGCACCACTACCTAGTAAGATTTGAAGAGAGGAaaatataacacaaaaaaataaatgtcataAATTCCAACCTAAATTTCGTCGCCACCTGCcgttaaatttgatttaaacatATTAAATGTCCCTCGCGGGTGCAGCACCTTACATAgccaacaaaattaattaaataaaaatcatatggtAGGTGTCCTAATAAGAGTTTAAGACTAAAAGATTTGTTCtcattatgattttaaattgaaatcctataattgctaatataatgatcattaaaaatttatataattgttaatttcagagcctgtaaaattaatcgagatacatACAAACTAATCCgaacatttatattaataaaaaattacattaataaaacaaattttttttattttaaaaaaacatataaatgcaAAAAGACTATTGAGATTACCTgacaaatacttttaaaatagttttttctaaaaaaatatatattaaaatattttgttaatttttaatactaatatattcaaataaaaaaaatatcaatttaatatttttttaaataaaaataattttaaaacacatttaaaaactgaaaaaaacacgTCCGACgtcaatttttatcatttatatatatatatatatatatatatatatatatactggtAGTATATAATAAAGATTTGAGATGTTTTTAAAGCGCAGTTGGGACAGTTTGGCAAGTGGGTCCACCTAAATACACACAGCCATACATCACACGTGTCGGATCCAGATGGCAATCAAGGATTAGATGGTGTTAGATCTACGAGGTAGGACCCAGCAGCACAGCACAGCACCCAAACAAAAGACCCACCGACAATTTCTAGAGAAGAGTGAAACCAAAATTAAGCACCTAAATTAACAGTAATGACAGCCAAATTAAGGTCGGAGAAAATAGTGATTAAAGCGAGGTTACCGAATTTCCAACGAGTCTGGACCAAACCCAATTCTGGATTGTGGTCTAGAAACGGAATGGTGCGCCGTAAAAAATCAGGCTCCGGCTGGAAATCTGCGTCAAAAATGGCGACGTAATCGCAACTCTTCACGTAGCTCCGTTTCATACCTTCTTTCAACGCCCCTGATTTATAGCCATTTCTGCTATCTCTAACCTCATACTTTATGTTTATCCCTTTGCTCGCCCGCCTCTGACACTCCAGCTCCACCATGTCCTGCATTTTGACATAATTTAGTTCTCACCCTCCACCTTTCTAATTCCGAGCGCACATATACGTTGGAAAACgggattaaaaaagaataatcctCTTAAGATCACTAGATGAATGTCACATGAGTATATTACATGTTTGTTACCTTGATTGTTGGGTCTGTTGAATCGTCGAGGACTTGAATTATGATTCGGTCTGAGGGCCAAGAGAGACCACATGCAGCTCCGATTGAAAGCTGATAAACCTGCAAGACGGattaaaaatgtgaaaaacacAAGTTTAATAATGCAAATCTAGTGGTTGTAGTGTTGataaagaaagaggaaaaggaaaaggaccTCTCGTTCGTTGTACATTGGGATTTGAACCAGAACCATGGGATAAATTGAGTTCCCCGCCTCAACATCATCTTTCATGGGCTCCCATTTGTATCGCCTATCTGGCTTCCGACCAAAAAGCTTAACTAACACGATAACGATGCCCATGTAAACCCTCTCAATGAACAACATCAAAGACATGATCAAACAAATGGCAACCGCGAGCCTTAGTAGAGGAACTATCAATGGTGCTTTGATCTGGCCCCAAATCATAGCAAATTGCATTGCTACGTCATCTCTAGCACCTTGAAATGCATCGGGAATAATTTGTGTTGAGGTTAGCCTCTCCATTTGTCGCCTTCTCTTGAGCTATATATGATTATGTACTTAACAAGGGCACAAAACAGAGCAAAAACAGAGGATGGTTAACAAATGCGAAGCTAGAATAAACAGTTTTTATTCAGGAAACCCACTAGCTAGCTAGATCTGAATGTGTCTCGAAGGACCTCCTTTGACAAAAGCGTgagaatatttcttttttggCTTTGTGATTTTGCTTCTGGTATACGCAACAATTAAACAACGGACACACAGAGCTGGGATGTCAGTCACTGCTTGAGAAAACCCTACTATACAGACACCCACAAAAGATAACCAGAAGAAGAAACCCTCTTGAGCTGTCAATCcaccataaaaaagaaagaagaagaagctggaaGAAGCAGACAGCAAAGAAAAGACAAATTTGTCGTGTGTGTGGTTTATGCTCTGAAGAGAGAAGGTAAAACAATAATTTGCAAAATGGAAAGTTATTTCTGCTTCAGGAAACAGAAGCAGAAACAACCCGAACAGAAATCTagaaacagagagaagaaataaatgaagagaGCATGAAAAAACGAAACAGAATAATGCCGTTTATATAAGAGGGTCTCCCtgaatttctctctcttcccagtttttgttttttatttttaaatcacttCCCTCCTCTGTATTCTTTTCATCACTTCTCATTGTAAAGGGTAGAGTCCTCCTCCCTCCTCAACCACAATTACACCGCTTATTTAAAGCAAGCACAGAACAGGGTGAAAAATGGAGTAACTAACGGCTAGCAGCCTCCAGCAGTGATTCTTGCAAAATGCATGTCGCCCCATCTGGACAGCCCTCCAGGTTAGATACAAGGAAAGTGAGGAAGATAACAAAAAACCatgaataaattcattaatcaggGATACAACTAAGAAACTTTTTGAGATTAAGTtcgttgattttattttgaaaaaatagattcgAATGTAATTATAAGTCTTAtgggttaaaaaatttaatcatttagaAGGTGGACCGGTCCCTCTTAGTCACCCAATTTTTCCTCACATGGAAAAATACAGCATTGAAATGGATGGAGCATCTAGATCGCGAGGCTCATCATAAATAACGGTTGTCGAttttctatggtttttttttttttttgggaatcaTCTATTATAATTTCTAGATTAAAAATCActaaatttatcataaaattccaaattaaaagagaaaaaataggaaataattaagtttgaaagagagaaaaaggaaataattGGAAGAAAATCCTGGTTGTTTCTctcttataaatttatatatgctTACCTCATATCGACATGATTGAAAAAACCATCACAAGATCGGCTTATAATgcagaaatattttattgaaaaaataataccaCGTAGGACGAGCACCaataactattattaaaaaaaaaacaaaaaaacacacaagtagtGACTTGtcatattctattttttaaagcaGAGTAAAACACGCATATAGTATAATCTTTCCATGTGCATGCTTCATAGTCAATGTACCATCTAAAGTCATGTTTGTGTGCATGTTTGGTTGCCGGTTGTATCTGTGTATTGGCTGGAATCTTCTATTTGCATGTTACGCAAgtgtttctgttttattttatttatttacgagATCGAGTggattaattaagattaaaatgaCAGGCAAGTTACTGAAAATACAGtctgaaaacaaaatccattcTATTCTACTTTCTGAGCATCCTTTCTTTCAGTTGGAAATGAGAAGATACATAGAAATTGCCCGCAACAAAAGGTTTATACTCCCCCAATTATTAACCGACATATAATTGTGGGtcctttttattaaataaataataaaaggccATGtctttaaactatatatatatatataaaggtcacgtttttcatattattttaaaggtcatgccttaaaattaaattaaaacctaaatCTCCTCTTGAAGTTAATGTATCCCAAGAGAGAGATTACTTTGATTACagcagtaattttttttttttttttttttatcattcaatattttatgttctgatacattaatttttttataatttaatccttatCCATGAATGAGGACCTCGAAgtgtgaaataaattttttgttgcttgattttaaaaaataaaattttattttattgatttatatcaattaaattatgaggattaaatttaaaactttaacaaatatTGAACACTTTAATTTTGTCCCACTAAATTAAGACAAAGAGGATTCTTCCCGAGCTTTCAGTGCTGGAGAAAAGAATGCCAAAATGCTTCACCAATACTTGAAGGTAAAGACAAAGAGGAAACCAACCATCccgaagtaattttttttttttttatccaaacaattttttttatttaaatttttttcatttagatctattttagaaatatgattatgattacttttttaaaaaaaaattatttataaatatattaaaataatatttttttttaaaaaaattatttttaaaatcagcaaattaaaataatctaaaactataaaaaatattaatttaaagtaaataaaaaaataaaaaaaattattatttttaaatatttttaaaacaaaaaatagataaaaattaaaacctaaagTTATGGTCCTATTCTCTcacttgaaaaaagaaacaaagtgataaaaatatcaagactTCCAGCTCCAAGTAATCGTCACAAATGTTTTCTTACCACTTCTCGTGCCCTGATCAATCTTGTATCTTTTCTAGATCAAGAAAATCAATGCTGCAAGGAGATTAACGATGGCTGCTCATTCTCATATTAGGAGCACATCAACAGTGAGCTCCTCCACGTCGACTGCCCTGAGTAGCAAGATTTCTCACGGTGACTTTGAAAATGCaagaaatgattttatttctatttaattttgaatcgCGGAAGTACAAATTTACAGGTCCATATAAATTGGAGATTCTTTTAACAAACTGACCCTTCTGAATAGGTAGGGTCGAGGCCTAGTTCAATGAAAAACTCTTTTTTGGGGGTTCATCcgctacataaattaaaaaaattaagattagaAGATACTATTTTGCCAAAATTCCTTGATTTTCCTGgatatttttgtgttattttaaatcttaaattattttcctttttttaacctATAAAAGTCATTGCAAACATCTTTACAGGGCATATATCATTAgactttatttcaaaataataaattgtaaatttaGAGTTTAGATTTGCGATTTGCAATTCTTTTTACTCAACAAAATCTATGGGCCTTGGTGTGAGAAAAAGGCAAGCTATTTCAAACCTCATGGATGTTGTGACAAGATGGTGTGATGAACCAGACACTTTAGGCATCAAAAGATCTCATGCTTAGCAACAAGAGCAGGAAAAACCACTCTTCCATCAACAAATTCACGACCTCCTTTCAAAGTTGAGTCACTAGAAAAAAGACGAGTGGCCTTATCCAAAGAAATTTCCACCATTAAGgataagtattttttatcaagCTACACAACTCCAGGCCACATCCATGCAATCTTTCCTTGTTGTGGTCCGGAACAgatcataggtttttttttttttttttatttacgtgggtgtccgggccagcttgcgcgcaccacgactaatcccacggttcactgaacatcctgcaaacccagtgaatatgtaaggcaccgcgggggtgacaaaCGTACACGGTGAGGCTTGAACCCAGAATGCAGaagaagggaacaagtcccttcaactgttgggccaagacctcaagtgcaacaTATCATAGGTTTTGATTTGATTACTCGTCGATATCCTGATTGATGTACTTCTGCCGTCGCTTTTTTCACCTCACAGTGGCTAAATATTTCAACAAACCACCGTTTTTATCTTGATCAAAGAGGTCATTATTTATCAGAACGAGCTTTCAAGCCCTTGACTTTTTCCTAGCAACTTTCATGGTAGAATTACTCCGGTAAGATTCTAACTCTTCACGCCAAATAGCGGGCTAGTTTAGTGGCGGCTTAAGAGTATTGACCTTATTTACTGTAGAATATATGTAATGTAGCTGATTAGTTGATTATATATGTTATTGTCTTtgtttatgtaaatatttttaatttattaataaaattttatttattttaatatttttttaatatttgattaataaatctagaataatagataaaattataacaatactttgtaaaaaaattataaagttattgtaATTATAGAATTCCTACTGTATCAAAACATTACTcataaaatgttatatttttacaaagcctgatttttcttaaaaaaaaccaattacaaaaaagaaaataagttaaaaaacaatgatgTCAAACtatgttaaacaaaaattaaaaaaatcaattcatacAAAAAGATCcccaaaaaatatcaattaaaagaataaaaattaaaataaaaataaaaaaataaattggaggatactaattttttttattgaagcgtgaaattgaaaagaaaaatcagtttaacttaagaacaaaaaaaaaaaaagaattaaattaaaaaaataatatattataaacttggatttaaagatgaaattaaaaataa includes:
- the LOC118048200 gene encoding glucomannan 4-beta-mannosyltransferase 9, with translation MERLTSTQIIPDAFQGARDDVAMQFAMIWGQIKAPLIVPLLRLAVAICLIMSLMLFIERVYMGIVIVLVKLFGRKPDRRYKWEPMKDDVEAGNSIYPMVLVQIPMYNEREVYQLSIGAACGLSWPSDRIIIQVLDDSTDPTIKDMVELECQRRASKGINIKYEVRDSRNGYKSGALKEGMKRSYVKSCDYVAIFDADFQPEPDFLRRTIPFLDHNPELGLVQTRWKFVNADECLMTRMQEMSLDYHFTVEQEVGSSTYAFFGFNGTAGVWRIAALNEAGGWKDRTTVEDMDLAVRASLKGWEFLYLSSVKVKNELPSTLKAYRYQQHRWSCGPANLFRKMFLEIITNKKVTSWKKVHVIYSFFLVRKIVAHLVTFIFYCVVLPATVLVPEVEVPKWGAVYIPSIITILNAVGTPRSLHLLVFWILFENVMSLHRTKATFIGLLEAGRVNEWIVTEKLGDALKSKANKAAKKPRFRFGERLHLLELGTGAYLFFCGCYDVVFGKNHYFIYLYAQAIAFFIVGLGCVGTFVPRS